The Microbacterium sp. W4I20 genome segment CAGGCGAAGTCCAGTGCTCCGGCCGACATGTTCACCGCCACCCGACCGACCGGGATGTACCGCGCGCCGAGGATGAGCGTCGCGCTGCGGCGATCGAGCGCTCGTTGCGCATGAGCGAACGCGCCGGCCACCCTCGGTCGACGCATCCAGGCGAACCGGGTGGTGCCGAGGCGCCGACCGATCGCGAACGCGATGTTGTCGCCGATCGCCGCGCCGATCGCGGCCACCAGACCGAGGAGCAGCAGGTTCCCGTCACCCGTGGACGCCGCCACCGCGACCGCGGCGACCAGCACCGTCTCGCTGGGAACGGGCGGGAAGAACCCGTCGATGATCGTCACGGCGAACAGCACCAGGTACAGCCAGGGGGAGGCGATCGCCTGCATGATGATCTCGTTGAGTATGTCCACTCCTGCACGCTACGAAGAGGAGACAGGTCGGGGCATCACTCTGCGGTATCGTCCCTGTCACTCTGAGGGCTGATCTTGCTGACCGGCGCCCCCTGCCGCGCGGCTTATACTGGGAGGTCGGCCGCTCGGCCGGACATCTCCCCCTGAACGAACGGACATCCGCTGTGCTTGCCGTGCACGACCTCGAGATCCGCGTTGGCGCGCGCCTGCTCATGGAGAACGTCTCGTTCCGCGTCGCCGACGGAGACAAGATCGGGCTCGTCGGCCGTAACGGTGCCGGAAAGACCACGCTCACCAAGGTGCTCGCCGGTGATGCCCTGCCGTCGAACGGCAAGGTGACCCGCTCGGGCGAACTCGGCTACCTGCCTCAGGACCCGCGCTCGGGCAACCCGGAAGACCTCGCCCGTACCCGCATCCTCGACGCCCGTGGCCTCGGGCAGCTGAACCTCGGGATGACCGAGGCCTCGCTCGCGATGGGCTCCGAAGACCCGGCCGTCGCAGAGAAGGCCATGAAGCGCTACGCCGCGCTGACCGAGAAGTTCGAGGCGCAGGGCGGCTACGCCGCCGAAGCACAGGCCGCTTCCATCGCGCACAACCTGTCGCTGCCCGACCGCATCCTCGACCAGCCGCTGTCCACCCTGTCCGGTGGTCAGCGTCGTCGCATCGAGCTCGCGCGCATCCTCTTCTCCGACGCGCAGACGATGATCCTCGACGAGCCCACGAACCACCTCGACGCCGACAGCGTCGTGTGGCTGCGCGAGTTCCTCAAGGGGTACAAGGGTGGGCTGATCGTGATCAGTCACGACGTCGAGCTGGTCGGTGAGACCGTGAACCGCGTGTTCTACCTCGACGCGAACCGTCAGGTCATCGACACGTACAACATGAACTGGAAGAACTACCTGCGTCAGCGGGTGGCCGACGAGGAGCGCCGCAAGAAGGAGCGCGCGAACGTCGAGAAGAAGGCGACCACGCTGCAGCTGCAGGCGGCGCGCTTCGGCGCGAAGGCCTCCAAGGCGGCTGCCGCCCACCAGATGGTGGCGCGCGCGGAGAAGATGCTCGCTGGGCTCGACGACGTGCGCCAGGAGGATCGCGTCGCGAAGCTGCGGTTCCCGAAGCCGGCTCCCTGCGGCAAGACGCCGCTCATGGCGTCCGGTCTGTCGAAGTCGTACGGTTCGCTGGAGATCTTCACCGACGTCGACCTCGCCATCGACCGCGGCTCCAAGGTCGTGATCCTGGGACTCAACGGTGCCGGCAAGACGACACTGCTCCGGATGCTGGCGGGCGTCGACAAGCCGGACACCGGGCAGCTCGAGCCGGGCCATGGACTCAAGGTCGGCTACTACGCCCAGGAGCACGAGAACCTCGATGTCAAGCGCTCGGTGCTCGAGAACATGGTGTCGGCGGCCCCGCACATCACGGAGACCGAGGCGCGCAAGGTGCTCGGCTCGTTCCTCTTCACGGGTGACGACGTGCTGAAGCCGGCCGGCGTGCTGTCCGGTGGGGAGAAGACGCGTCTGTCCCTGGCGACCCTCGTGGTGTCCTCCGCGAACCTGCTGCTCCTGGATGAGCCCACCAACAACCTCGACCCTGCGTCGCGCGAGGAGATCCTCGGCGCGCTCGCGCACTACGAGGGTGCTGTCGTGCTGGTCTCGCACGACCCCGGTGCCGTGCAGTCGCTCAACCCGGAGCGGGTGCTGATCCTGCCCGACGGTGTCGAAGACATCTGGAGCCAGGAGTACCAGGACCTCATCGAGCTCGCCTGAGCCGGAGCCCACGTGGCATAGTCGAGAGGGTGACAGACCCCGAGATCTCTCGACTGAATCAACCTCTCAACGAATGGCTTCGTGGTCGCCACGCTCTCACCGGCGAGCCGCCCGAGTGGAACCTCGATGCGCTGCCCGAGGAGCCGACGGTCCTGTTCCGTGAATGGATGCTGCAGGCCGACGCCGCCGGTGTCGCCGAGCCGCACGCAGCGACTCTCGCCACGGTCGATGCGAGCGGCGTTGCGGACGCGCGAACCCTGATCCTGAAGGAGATCGATGACGGGCGCTGGGCCTTCGCCAGCACCCGTTCCTCTCGCAAGGGTGCTCAGTTGACCGACTCGCCGTCCGCCGCACTGAACTTCTGGTGGCAGCCGCAGGTGCGCGCGGTTCGGGTACGAGGTCCTGTGGAGGAGGCGACAGCCGAGGAGAGTGCGGCAGACCTCGCTGCGCGGTCCGCCTCGGCGCGGGAGGGGATCGCGCCCGGCGACTGGGTGCGCTGGCGGATCATCCCGACGAGGATCGAGTTCTGGCAGGGATCGCGGGACCGCCGACACACCCGAGTCGTCTACGAACCGGTCGGCGACGGCTGGTCGCAGACGATCATCCGCGACTGACGTCGCCGAGGCCGCGAGGATAAGCGCGACCGCCGCACCCGACTACCCGCATCGAAGGAGAGACAGCGTGGACACACCCGCACCGACTGAGCGAGGAATGAGCGGATACCAGGTTGTCGAGATCGGTGAGCTCGACCAATGGCGCAGCCATCACGGCGGTTTCGATGCGACTCGATCGCGGGACGGCCGGCGCGTCGTCGATCACGAACTGACGATGCAGTACATCGGGATGACGGCGAATGCTCTCGAGCCGGGAGAAGAGGCCGGCTACTGGCACGTGCACGCGAAGGTCGAGGAGGTCTACGTGTTCCTCGGCGGCCGAGGGCAGATGGGGCTGGACGACGATGTCGTCGAGGTGGGCCCCGGCACCGTGATACGCGTTGGTCAGGGCGTCGCGCGCACGTGGCGGGCGCGCCCGGACAGCCCGGGAGAGCTGCGCTGGCTGTGCATCCGTGCGGGCGGCGAGGCGTTGCCGCACCTGCCGGACGACAGCTCGCGGCTGCCGCAGAAGCCCATGCCCTGGGTCGACTGAACGCGGCGACGAACCTCAGTGCGCGTCGAGCAGCTCGTCTTCGACGTCGGCGTCCTGATCTCGGCGACGGGACTTCTTCACCGGGGTTGCGATCCCCTCGACGTCTTCGCGATGCTTCACGATCTCGGTGCGGATGATGTATCCGATGAACACGAAGCCCATCAGAGCGAACAGGATCCACTGAATCGCGTAGGAGAGATGCGGGCCGGGATCGTCGGTGGGGGAGTCGAATCCTCCCAGCGAGGTCCCGGCGGGCTCCTCGCTGATGAGCTGACCGTACGCGCCGGTGATCACATCGCCGTCGACGAGTTCGGCGATCGACGGCAGGTTGATCGTCGGCACCTGGCCGTCAGGCGCTCCTCGACCGGAGGCCGGAAGCTGCTCCCCGGGACGGAGTCGCACGGTCGCCTCCACCTCACCGGTCGGCGGGGCGGGAACGGAATCCGGCGAGTCGCCGTCACCCGGGGGCACCCAGCCGCGGTCCACGATGAAGACGCGGCCGTCGACGTCGCGGAACGGAACCAGCACCTCGAACGCGCTCGTGCCCCCGTGCGGACGGTTGCGCACCAGGAGCTGTTGATCGGCGAGGTACTCGCCCCGCAGAATCACCGGGTGCCATTGGTCGCCGGGGTCGAGCGCGCCGTCGTCACCGATCAGGTCGGACAGGGGTACCGGGTCCGCGTCGTAGTTCTGCTCGACGAGCGCGATCTGCTCCGAGCGCGTTTCGTTCCGCTCGAACTGCCAGTTCGACAGGAAGGCGCACGCGACCGCGAAGCCGATCGCGATGAGCACGTACACAGCCCATCGGGTCATCCGCTGACTCATGCGGGAAGACCGTCCCGAACGAAGACGGGGAAGTCCCTCGCGGCCAGATAGTCGTGAAGGAACCCGACGTGCTCATCGCAGGCGAGCCAGATCTTCTCGCGATCGGCGGCGTGGATGCGCGGGTTGCGCCACACGACCTGATGGGTCGCCGCGCTCCGGCAGCCGGCGCGCGCGCATTCGAACTCGGTCACGATTCGTCCCGGCGTCCTTCGCGGATGGTGAACACCTGCGGATCGGTGGATTCCTCGACGGCGATGGGCTCGGGCTTCGGCGCCTCGATCTCCTGCACCGGAGATTCGGCGATGGTCTCGGTGCTGTCGCTTCCGGCATTGGCGAAGACCACGGCGATGTAGGGGAGCACGGCGGCGGCGATCCCGAACACCCAGGTGTACCAGCCGTACGGCTGGACGAGGACCATGAGGGCGAAGCAGATGATGCGGATCGTCATCGTGAGCGCGTAACGGCGCACACGATGATCCGCCTCATCCTGCGGCGACTGCGGCAGTGAGGTGACGGCCGGGACTCCGCGCGCGTTCTTCACGATGTTCCCAGCCTACGCCGGTGCGGCGACACCGGCGCGTCGGTGCGGCGGACGCTCAGCTCGCGTAGAGGAAGGGAAGGGTGAAGGCTCCGAAGAACAGCAGGCCGACGATCGTCGAGATGATCGAGAACAGGAGGATGCCGGCGACGACGTAGCCCATGATCACCCCGGCGAAGGCCATGCCGCGTCCGCCCAGACCGGGGTCGCGCTTGGTCTGACGAAGAGCCATGTGGCCGGTGATCACGGCGGCGATGGACGCCAGCATCGGTACCACGGCCCAGAACAGCACGATTCCGGCGATGCCGCAGACGAGTGACGTGACGGCGAGGCCGCTCGTCGGCCGGGCCGGCGGCGCGGGGTAGCCCGAGGCCGCGTAAGGGGAGTAGCCCTGCTGCTGCGGGGGGAGCGGAGGACCGTAACCGGACTGGGCGGGGGCGACGCCGTAGGGCGACTGCTGGATGGCTGCCTGACCGTACGGCTGCTGCTGCGGGGCGACCTGCCCGTATCCGGGCGTTGCGCCGGGGTAGGCCTGGGTGGGCTGAGGCGGGACCTGCGCGGGATATGTCGGTGCGTACGCCGGCGACAGCGTGGCCGCAGGAGGAGGAGGCGGCGGGGGTGTGAGTCGCTGCGCGTCGGGGGGAGAAGGGATGCGGGTGTCGTCGCTCACGCTGGTGCCTTTCGTCGCGTTCAGCGTCCCAGCACGCCTGGGTTCTGTCAAACGCTCGCCGCAGCCGGGCGATCACCGCGCACGTGCCTGGCGGAGCATCCTCGATAGGATCGATGACGGCTCGGGACCCCGGACCACGGCCCAGATCAGGAGTGATACCCATGAGTGCTCAGCGCGTCGTCCTCGTGACCGGAGGCAACCGCGGCATCGGCCGCGCGATCGCCGAGCGCTTCGTCCGCGACGGGTACCGTGTGGCCGTCACCGCGCGCAGCGGTGAAGGGCCAGAGGGCACGTTGACCGTCCGTGCGGACGTGACGGATGCTGCGGCGCTCGACGCCGCGTTCACCGAGGTGGAGCAGCAGCTCGGACCGGTCGAGATCGTCGTCGCGAACGCCGGGATCACGAAGGACACCCTGTTGTTGCGCATGAGCGAGGACGACTTCGACAGCGTGGTGGCGACCAACCTCGGCGGTACCTTCCGCGTGGTCAAGCGCGCGTCCAAGGGCATGCTGCGCGCGCGGTTCGGCCGAGTCATCCTCATCTCCAGCGTCGTCGGGCTCTACGGCTCCGCGGGCCAGGTCAATTACTCTGCGTCGAAGAGCGCGCTCGTCGGATTCGCTCGCTCCCTGACGCGCGAGCTCGGCGGGCGAGGTATCACGGCGAACGTCGTCGCCCCCGGATTCATCGAGACCGACATGACCGCGGAACTGCCCGAAGAGACCCAGAAGCAGTACAAGGCGAACATCCCTGCAGGCCGGTTCGCCACCCCGGACGAGGTCGCCGGTGTCGTGACCTGGCTCGCCGGTGACGACGCGGGCTACATCTCGGGCGCCGTCATCCCGGTCGACGGCGGTCTGGGCATGGGGCACTGACCCCGCCTCGGCCGCGTCAGGCGGTCATCGGGCGATCGCAGCGTTGATCAGCTCGCCGAGCTTCTCCGGCACGGAGAACTGCGGCCAGTGGCCCGACCCGATCTTCACGACCTCGGTGTCGTCGATCGCATGGAACTCCTCTGCGTAGTCACCCCACTGTTCGAGAACTGCTTCGAACGCCTCGCGGTCGAGACCGCCCATCAGCAGCGTCACCGGCACCCGGTACCGAGCGTCGTCGCCGAGGACGATCCCGTCGGTCGGCACGCGAGCGGGAACACTGCGGGCCAGGGGCGCGGTGCGCGCTCGCGTCGCCTCGTCGAGGTCGCTGACGTCGTCATCCGGGAAGAAGTCCCATCCCGGGAAGGCGACCACGCCGTCGACCAGCTCGAACTCGCCGATGTTCGCGCCCGGAGGCAGCGGCACGGTGTCGACGAAGATCACGCGGCTCACGCGGTCGGGCCGTGCGTCGGCGACACCCCAGGCGACGTTGCCCCCACCGCTGTGCCCGACGACGACGGCCGCACCCGGCAGGGAGTCCAGAGCGGCGACCGCAGCATCGACCCACTCGGCGATGCCGACGTCGGCGGACTCGGATGCCGGAGCGCCGAGGCCCGGCATGGTGAGGGGATGCGCGCGATGCCCCGCCTTCTCGAGAGTGGGGATCACGGCGTCCCAGCTGGTGGCATCGAGCCAGAGACCGGGGATGAGAATGATGTCCATGACCCGACGGTAGCCCTGGCGTCCGACATCCGCCAGGTTCGCTAGGGCAGGAGCGGAATGACCTCGGACAGGTCCTGCGGCCCGATCACGAGGCTCGCGGCGCTCTTCACGGCCGGCTTCGCATTGAAGGCGATTCCGAGCCCGGCGACGCCCATCATGGGCAGGTCGTTCGCGCCGTCTCCGATCGCGATCGTGGCATGCGGTGCGATGCCGAGCTCGCGGGCCCATGCCTGCAACGACGAGGCTTTCGCGGCGCCGTCGACGATGTCGCCGTCCACGTGGCCGGAGAGCACCCCGTCGACCACCTCGAGTCGATTCGCACGCCAGCGGTCCACACCCAGCTCCGGAGCCACACCGTCGAGGATCTCGTGGAACCCGCCTGAGACGACCCCCACGACACCGCCGCGCTGATGCACGGCCGCGGTCAGCTCCCGCACGCCCGGCGTCGGCTCGATACGTCCGCGGACCCGCTCGAACGCGGCGACCGGCACTCCCTCGAGTGCGGCCACGCGCGACCGCAGGCTCGTGGCGAAGTCCACCTCGCCGCGCATCGCGGCCTCGGTCGCCGCCTGGACCTCGTCGCGACGGCCGGCCTCGTCGGCGAGCAGCTCGATCACCTCATTGCGGATGAGGGTGGAATCGGCATCGAGGACGACGAGGAATCGCGCGGCGGTCACACGATCGAGCCTACCGACCAGCGGTGTGGTCGTTGCGCCGCGTGACTCGTCCGCGTCCGACGCCTCAGCGCTCGATGAAGATGCCCTTGCCGACCACGGTGATCCCCGACTCGGTCACCGTGAAGCCGCGGGCGAGGTCCCGCTCCCGATCTACGCCGACGGTCGCACCAT includes the following:
- a CDS encoding alpha/beta fold hydrolase — encoded protein: MDIILIPGLWLDATSWDAVIPTLEKAGHRAHPLTMPGLGAPASESADVGIAEWVDAAVAALDSLPGAAVVVGHSGGGNVAWGVADARPDRVSRVIFVDTVPLPPGANIGEFELVDGVVAFPGWDFFPDDDVSDLDEATRARTAPLARSVPARVPTDGIVLGDDARYRVPVTLLMGGLDREAFEAVLEQWGDYAEEFHAIDDTEVVKIGSGHWPQFSVPEKLGELINAAIAR
- a CDS encoding DedA family protein — encoded protein: MDILNEIIMQAIASPWLYLVLFAVTIIDGFFPPVPSETVLVAAVAVAASTGDGNLLLLGLVAAIGAAIGDNIAFAIGRRLGTTRFAWMRRPRVAGAFAHAQRALDRRSATLILGARYIPVGRVAVNMSAGALDFAWRRFLPLSLVAGISWSIFSLAIGLLAGAWIKDQPLLSAGLGIVIALVVGVVLDRVAAARRRREPIPRLAG
- a CDS encoding DUF4190 domain-containing protein, whose amino-acid sequence is MSDDTRIPSPPDAQRLTPPPPPPPAATLSPAYAPTYPAQVPPQPTQAYPGATPGYGQVAPQQQPYGQAAIQQSPYGVAPAQSGYGPPLPPQQQGYSPYAASGYPAPPARPTSGLAVTSLVCGIAGIVLFWAVVPMLASIAAVITGHMALRQTKRDPGLGGRGMAFAGVIMGYVVAGILLFSIISTIVGLLFFGAFTLPFLYAS
- a CDS encoding beta-ketoacyl-ACP reductase; protein product: MSAQRVVLVTGGNRGIGRAIAERFVRDGYRVAVTARSGEGPEGTLTVRADVTDAAALDAAFTEVEQQLGPVEIVVANAGITKDTLLLRMSEDDFDSVVATNLGGTFRVVKRASKGMLRARFGRVILISSVVGLYGSAGQVNYSASKSALVGFARSLTRELGGRGITANVVAPGFIETDMTAELPEETQKQYKANIPAGRFATPDEVAGVVTWLAGDDAGYISGAVIPVDGGLGMGH
- a CDS encoding DUF3099 domain-containing protein yields the protein MKNARGVPAVTSLPQSPQDEADHRVRRYALTMTIRIICFALMVLVQPYGWYTWVFGIAAAVLPYIAVVFANAGSDSTETIAESPVQEIEAPKPEPIAVEESTDPQVFTIREGRRDES
- the serB gene encoding phosphoserine phosphatase SerB, which produces MTAARFLVVLDADSTLIRNEVIELLADEAGRRDEVQAATEAAMRGEVDFATSLRSRVAALEGVPVAAFERVRGRIEPTPGVRELTAAVHQRGGVVGVVSGGFHEILDGVAPELGVDRWRANRLEVVDGVLSGHVDGDIVDGAAKASSLQAWARELGIAPHATIAIGDGANDLPMMGVAGLGIAFNAKPAVKSAASLVIGPQDLSEVIPLLP
- a CDS encoding SURF1 family protein is translated as MSQRMTRWAVYVLIAIGFAVACAFLSNWQFERNETRSEQIALVEQNYDADPVPLSDLIGDDGALDPGDQWHPVILRGEYLADQQLLVRNRPHGGTSAFEVLVPFRDVDGRVFIVDRGWVPPGDGDSPDSVPAPPTGEVEATVRLRPGEQLPASGRGAPDGQVPTINLPSIAELVDGDVITGAYGQLISEEPAGTSLGGFDSPTDDPGPHLSYAIQWILFALMGFVFIGYIIRTEIVKHREDVEGIATPVKKSRRRDQDADVEDELLDAH
- a CDS encoding pyridoxal 5'-phosphate synthase; the encoded protein is MTDPEISRLNQPLNEWLRGRHALTGEPPEWNLDALPEEPTVLFREWMLQADAAGVAEPHAATLATVDASGVADARTLILKEIDDGRWAFASTRSSRKGAQLTDSPSAALNFWWQPQVRAVRVRGPVEEATAEESAADLAARSASAREGIAPGDWVRWRIIPTRIEFWQGSRDRRHTRVVYEPVGDGWSQTIIRD
- a CDS encoding cupin domain-containing protein, encoding MDTPAPTERGMSGYQVVEIGELDQWRSHHGGFDATRSRDGRRVVDHELTMQYIGMTANALEPGEEAGYWHVHAKVEEVYVFLGGRGQMGLDDDVVEVGPGTVIRVGQGVARTWRARPDSPGELRWLCIRAGGEALPHLPDDSSRLPQKPMPWVD
- a CDS encoding ABC-F family ATP-binding cassette domain-containing protein — translated: MLAVHDLEIRVGARLLMENVSFRVADGDKIGLVGRNGAGKTTLTKVLAGDALPSNGKVTRSGELGYLPQDPRSGNPEDLARTRILDARGLGQLNLGMTEASLAMGSEDPAVAEKAMKRYAALTEKFEAQGGYAAEAQAASIAHNLSLPDRILDQPLSTLSGGQRRRIELARILFSDAQTMILDEPTNHLDADSVVWLREFLKGYKGGLIVISHDVELVGETVNRVFYLDANRQVIDTYNMNWKNYLRQRVADEERRKKERANVEKKATTLQLQAARFGAKASKAAAAHQMVARAEKMLAGLDDVRQEDRVAKLRFPKPAPCGKTPLMASGLSKSYGSLEIFTDVDLAIDRGSKVVILGLNGAGKTTLLRMLAGVDKPDTGQLEPGHGLKVGYYAQEHENLDVKRSVLENMVSAAPHITETEARKVLGSFLFTGDDVLKPAGVLSGGEKTRLSLATLVVSSANLLLLDEPTNNLDPASREEILGALAHYEGAVVLVSHDPGAVQSLNPERVLILPDGVEDIWSQEYQDLIELA